A single window of Coffea eugenioides isolate CCC68of chromosome 7, Ceug_1.0, whole genome shotgun sequence DNA harbors:
- the LOC113776875 gene encoding putative late blight resistance protein homolog R1A-10 codes for MHIACKCKGLPHTVVIFAGILSIIERYCWQEFADSLSSSTSMKTEPLELSYSHLPEYLKPCLLYFGAFREDQDIPVQRLLWLWISEGFVQKTEGKSLDDMAEDYLMDLVSRSLVTVTKQRTTGGAKTCRIHDLVHEFCLAKAKNEGFLQILHGDSDISTFTGPCPHRLCIYLIKEEELEKMRLYFPNLRCLFVFSYYHWNFSWKVTKLRDGSPGFPVLKLLRVLDLGDFDFGTSFPMEVVFLAHLRFLAIHGHMKDIPSAIGNLSRLETFLVKGNFDAVVLPNTIWNIKTLRHLWTTNSSMWCGFCLPIDNVEVSIHLDHLNTLSLAVDPFSQSLQDILTKLPSIRRLKCVTVRSEAKSPGNCNKILTLDKLTSLQSLKLQRFVGYEFEYPFNLKKLTLSFNHQPWSKMSAIGELPNLKVLKLECNSFVGEKWEMEEGEFPNLRFLKFSRLDVCLWIAPSYSFLRLEKLVLYECVKLQEVPSSLGKCENLELIELRGCCESAVSSVKQIQQEQVSTGSQDLKIVIRATVD; via the coding sequence ATGCACATAGCATGTAAGTGCAAGGGGTTACCTCACACAGTAGTCATTTTTGCTGGAATTCTTTCAATAATTGAGCGATATTGCTGGCAAGAATTTGCAGACAGTCTTAGTTCCAGCACTTCTATGAAGACTGAACCATTGGAGCTGAGTTACAGTCATCTACCTGAATATTTGAAGCCATGCCTTCTTTATTTTGGTGCATTTCGAGAAGACCAAGATATTCCTGTTCAAAGGTTGTTATGGCTTTGGATCTCTGAAGGATTTGTCCAAAAGACAGAAGGGAAGAGCTTAGACGACATGGCGGAAGACTACTTGATGGATTTGGTTAGTAGAAGTTTAGTTACGGTTACCAAACAAAGAACTACAGGTGGTGCCAAAACATGTCGAATTCATGATTTGGTACATGAGTTTTGTTTGGCAAAAGCTAAAAACGAAGGTTTTCTACAGATTTTACACGGGGATAGCGACATTTCTACTTTTACAGGGCCGTGCCCCCATCGACTGTGTATTTACTTGATCAAGGAAGAGGAGCTTGAGAAGATGAGGCTGTATTTTCCCAATTTACGCTGTTTGTTCGTCTTTAGTTATTACCATTGGAACTTTAGCTGGAAGGTTACAAAGCTGCGTGATGGTTCCCCTGGGTTTCCAGTATTAAAACTTCTTAGAGTGTTGGATTTGGGGGACTTTGATTTTGGTACAAGTTTTCCAATGGAAGTAGTATTCCTTGCTCATTTGAGATTCTTGGCGATTCACGGACACATGAAGGACATCCCGTCTGCAATAGGCAACCTCTCAAGGCTGGAAACTTTTCTGGTGAAAGGAAACTTTGATGCGGTTGTGTTGCCAAATACTATCTGGAACATCAAGACATTGAGGCATCTATGGACAACAAACTCCTCGATGTGGTGTGGTTTTTGTTTACCCATTGACAATGTTGAAGTATCCATCCATCTTGATCATTTAAACACTTTAAGCCTTGCAGTTGATCCCTTTTCTCAAAGCTTGCAAGATATATTAACGAAGTTACCAAGCATCCGCAGGTTAAAATGCGTGACAGTCAGATCAGAGGCAAAATCCCCTGGAAATTGCAATAAGATTCTCACGCTGGACAAATTGACCAGTCTACAATCACTTAAGCTGCAAAGGTTTGTTGGATATGAGTTCGAATACCCATTCAACTTGAAAAAGTTGACTCTCTCATTTAACCATCAGCCCTGGAGTAAAATGTCAGCAATTGGAGAGCTGCCCAATCTTAAAGTGCTTAAATTAGAGTGTAATTCCTTTGTGGGTGAAAAATGGGAAATGGAAGAAGGGGAGTTCCCTAACCTTAGATTCTTGAAATTCTCACGGTTGGACGTTTGCTTGTGGATTGCCCCTTCTTATAGTTTTCTCCGTCTTGAGAAATTGGTTTTGTACGAATGTGTGAAGCTGCAAGAGGTCCCTTCTTCTTTAGGGAAATGTGAGAATCTAGAATTGATTGAGCTGAGAGGGTGTTGTGAGTCTGCTGTGAGTTCTGTAAAGCAAATTCAACAAGAACAGGTGAGTACTGGAAGCCAGGATCTAAAGATTGTTATCAGAGCCACGGTTGATTGA
- the LOC113776876 gene encoding putative late blight resistance protein homolog R1B-17: protein MCRTLRHGICWKDHCQMIPIEAGFSSPAALLKASKVLSRSPLTFAPEKNKYIAEEFVDSLLGALSQILECHAMFTVTMQDQMLKLHEGVKFLSILLHVKQEKFYALSNGMKDRIGAMIIDAGIVICSLSVRKIKYSLAKETDLALLCLLKDLRFVMEEVAQTYPPTSSSLSFPRTNELGSIDFFLENLKELATSEAGSIAFPKDQIQRVQEDLIFLRSFLWKIVKQRNQNGKLQALWDHVMEVAYKTDIRNDNEAQRVTKKSIHLESQLSTPALDEVLVGLDEEVMTITNRLTKGLKKRDIVSIVGMAGLGKTTLANTVYHHPSILCHFHIRACCTVSQVYSKHNLLLQILCSVVYRFADQSVKVSPDKYLRMDEDDLAAELKRVLSRNMYLIVLDDVWDIEAWNLLKHSLPNDANGSRILFTSRFQILSLQFKPDSKPYHLRQLTGKECFALLQRKIFGKKIVLPH, encoded by the exons ATGTGTAGGACATTGAGGCATGGAATATGTTGGAAAGATCATTGCCAGATGATACCAATAGAAGCAGGATTCTCTTCACCAGCAG CCCTGCTGAAAGCTTCAAAAGTGCTATCAAGGTCACCACTCACTTTTGCTCCAGAGAAGAATAAGTATATAGCGGAGGAATTTGTTGATTCTCTCCTTGGTGCTCTTAGCCAGATACTAGAATGTCATGCCATGTTTACAGTTACCATGCAGGATCAAATGCTGAAACTCCATGAGGGAGTAAAATTCCTGAGTATTCTTCTCCATGTGAAGCAGGAGAAGTTCTATGCACTATCTAATGGAATGAAGGATCGAATTGGAGCTATGATCATTGATGCAGGAATTGTTATTTGCTCACTTTCTGtcaggaaaataaaatatagcTTAGCAAAGGAAACAGATCTCGCACTTCTTTGTTTGTTGAAAGACCTCCGATTTGTGATGGAAGAAGTTGCACAAACTTATCCGCCAACTTCATCATCACTTAGTTTCCCTAGGACCAACGAGTTGGGCTCCATTGATTTCTTCTTAGAAAATCTCAAGGAACTAGCAACTTCTGAGGCTGGTTCAATTGCTTTCCCAAAGGATCAAATCCAAAGAGTTCAAGAAGATCTTATATTTTTAAGATCTTTCCTATGGAAAATTGTGAAGCAGCGCAACCAGAATGGAAAACTCCAGGCTCTTTGGGATCATGTTATGGAGGTGGCCTACAAGACAGA CATCAGGAATGACAATGAAGCACAGAGAGTTACCAAGAAATCTATTCACTTGGAATCACAACTCAGTACCCCAGCACTGGATGAAGTTCTGGTGGGCCTTGATGAAGAAGTAATGACAATTACAAATAGACTTACCAAGGGTTTAAAGAAGCGGGATATTGTTTCAATTGTGGGTATGGCTGGACTTGGTAAGACAACATTAGCCAACACTGTTTACCACCATCCTTCAATTTTATGCCACTTCCATATTCGTGCTTGTTGTACTGTTTCTCAAGTATATAGCAAGCACAATTTGTTACTTCAGATTTTATGTAGTGTGGTTTATAGGTTCGCTGACCAATCTGTGAAGGTGAGCCCTGACAAATATCTGAGGATGGACGAAGACGATTTGGCCGCAGAGTTAAAGAGGGTTTTGTCAAGAAATATGTATCTCATTGTTTTGGATGATGTGTGGGACATTGAAGCATGGAATTTGTTGAAACATTCACTACCCAATGATGCCAATGGAAGCAGGATTCTCTTTACCAGCAGGTTTCAGATTTTGTCTTTGCAATTTAAGCCTGATAGCAAGCCTTACCATCTCCGCCAACTTACTGGCAAAGAGTGTTTTGCATTGCTTCAGAGGAAGATATTTGGCAAAAAAATTGTCCTTCCACACTAA
- the LOC113776877 gene encoding uncharacterized protein LOC113776877: MTDHAPAPRKQYDPYSSTYNPGWRDHPNLSYGGNRQPNFTPNRQSNFVPNKPPGYQQQYQSRPPPPPSSGPSLEEMMKQMMTTMAQNQQMMTTSMQNQQRTDSEMQDIRSQISQMATTINRLESQVNGRLPSQPELNLKNVSAMTLRSGKEIQGPELMIPKDKDEEKIENELKREDSNGADLKVLPDPVITVKTNPPPFPCRLEKSKKQDKEKEILEVFRKVEINIPLLDAIKQVPKYAKFLRDLCVNRRRLRGDERVIVGENVSAVLQRKLPPKYGDPGRFTVPCKIGNTLIRNTLLDLGASINVMPKSMYASLLGPLKETEIIIQLADRTNAYPDGLVEDVLVKVNELIFPADFYVLDMEDDHSPDPSPLLLGRPFFSTAQTKIDV, encoded by the coding sequence atgactgaccacgcgcccgcgccaaggAAGCAGTACGACCCTTACTCAAGCACCTACAACCCCGGGTGGAGAGATCATCCCAACCTCAGTTATGGAGGGAATAGGCAACCCAACTTTACACCGAACAggcagtctaactttgtgccaAATAAGCCACCAGGGTACCAGCAGCAATACCAATCCCGACCACCTCCGCCCCCAAGCTCTGGTCCATCtttggaggagatgatgaaacaaatgatgaCAACCATGGCGCAAAATCAACAAATGATGACAACCAGTatgcaaaatcagcaaaggacggacTCCGAAATGCAGGATATAAGGAGTCAGATAAGTCAAATGGCCACaacaatcaaccgtttggagtcccaagtAAATGGAAGATTGCCATCCCAACCTGAACTGAACCTGAAGAACGTAAGCGCAATGACTTTAAGGAGCgggaaggaaattcaggggCCTGAACTTATGATCCCTAAGGATAAGGATgaggaaaagatcgaaaatgaaCTTAAGAGGGAGGACAGCAATGGTGCAGATCTAAAGGTACTTCCAGACCCAGTAATTACAGTTAAAACTAATCCCCCTCCAtttccttgcaggttggaaaaatCGAAGAAGCAGGACAAGGAGAAAGAGATCCTGGAGGTGTTTCGCAAGGTAGAGATCAATATCCCCCTACTAGACGCCATCAAGCAAGTGCCGAAGTATGCAAAATTTCTGAGGGACCTATGTGTCAATCGAAGGAGGCtgaggggagatgaaagagTTATTGTTGGGGAGAATGTGTCAGCAGTTCTCCAAAGAAAGCTACCACCAAAGTATGGGGATCCAGGTAGGTTTACTGTCCCATGCAAGATAGGTAATACTCTGATTAGAAATACCTTGCTGGATTTAGGAGCATCGATCAACGTAATGCCAAAATCTATGTATGCTTCTCTTCTcggtccattaaaagaaaccgagataataattcaattagctgaccgaACAAATGCATACCCTGATGGGTTGGTCGAGGATGTGCTGGTTAAAGTTAATGAATTGATATTCCCGGCTGActtttatgtacttgacatgGAAGATGATCATTCCCCTGACCCCTCACCTTTGCTACTAGGTAGACCCTTTTTTAGCACAGCACAGACAAAAATTGACGTTTAA